A stretch of DNA from Coccidioides posadasii str. Silveira chromosome 1, complete sequence:
CTGGCCCCGGACCCTGTTGTAAGTTCTCAGTGAGAAAGTTTTCCTTATCGTTCAGCTACtgagagatatatatatagcgAGCCCGCTTAACCGTAAATCGATTGATCACATGTCTCCTCATACTCCTCAAGAACACATCTTACCTCCTGATCCCAGTGGATTGTCAATTTCGAATAATGATCATAACTTTGGGCAGGGTTCTCATTCTGTTAACCTCCCTGCTACACCAACTGGCCCGCGAGAATATTTCTCCAATCTTGGGAAACGCTCCACAATTTCACTTGGCGGCTACAACGCACCAGACGTCGACCAGTGTCTAACTTCCCGGTTCGACAAAGTTGAACTTATAGGTACCGGGGAATTCTCACAGGTATACTGCGTGACCGAGCGCCAGTCAGTTACCCCTTTCCAGGCGAATATGTCCGGATCCTCAAGGAAACCGACGTCCCCGCAACGTCTGTGGGCTGTAAAAAAGGCTAAGCAGCCTTTTACCGGAGTGAAAGATCGTGAGAGAAAAAATACGGAAGTCGTGATACTGAAAGCCCTAACGAACTCTGACCACGTTATCTCCTTTGCTGATAGCTGGGAATACAATAACCATCTCTATATTCAGACTGAATTCTGTGAGGAGGGCAGCCTTGATGTTTTCCTTTCACAAGTGGGTCTTAAAGCCAGGCTTGATGATTTCCGTATCTGGAAAATTCTCTTGGAGCTGTCACACGTAAGAGTGAATGCCGTCCCAAATGATCGATCTCCTTCTGACATTTCCACAGGGCCTGAAATGCATCCATGATGCGGGTTTCATTCATCTAGACTTGAAACCCGCAAATATTTTGATCACTTTCGAAGGTGTTCTGAAAATTGCAGACTTTGGCATGGCAACTCGCTGGCCTGCTTCCGAAGGTATTGAAGGGGAAGGCGACCGGGAATATATTGGCCCAGAGGTTCTTATGGGAAGATATGATAAGCCAGCAGATATCTTTGCACTCGGGCTCATTATGTTCGAGATTGCTGGCAATGTGGAGTTGCCTGATAATGGAGTATCGTGGCAAAAACTTCGAAACGGCGATATGAGCGACGTTCCCAGTTTGACCTGGAGTTCCGAGACTAGCATCCTCCGTGACGCTTCTGGGAACCCATTGTCAAACAGTTGCTCATTCGATGAGTTGTACTCGGCAGAAGAACCGTTGACTCTTGACATGCTTTCAGGGGAACACAATCCGATTAAAACTCAACCAAATCTGGGGTCAGCTCGTAGCGGCGAACTTTCCGAACCTCCGGATTTCATGATTAACCCGAACAGTGAGGGTGCCCTTGATAAAATTGTTCGATGGATGATCTCGCCTGACCCGATTGATCGACCTGTGGCCGACCAAGTCATTCAATCTCTCGGCGTCCAATGGACGGTGCGACGTCGCCGTGCCGGTGCCACGATCTACGAGGGAAACTGGGGCCCAGCTGACGAAGTACTTGTTGAAGACGCCGAAATGATCGATGTCTAGACGTCAGTTTGGCTCTTCTAGCGGCGTTCTTTGCATAAGACATTTGCACAAGCGGGGTTACCAGGGGCGTTTCGTGGACTTCAACTGTACATTTAATCGGATACCTTTGTGGTTCGACATCATTTGGGACGTTTTTTACGGGATTTCTAGGAACGGCTAACATTTCCTCTTATCAATGGCCACGgaggtaaaaaaaaaaggggggcgGATCCGGCCACAACTTTACACTATTTAATGAGTTTCCTTTCCTCTACACTTGCATTTAACGTGCAACATGCATTCGGAAGAAGCATCCTTTGACATTTCTACTTCGATACCATGTTTTGTTAAGATGATTATTATTCCCCTTTGCTGCTTTTTGCATCTACTTGGCAGGTCATTCTAGGCTCTCTtgaaccttttttttctttttttaatatcaATACTGTCTTGCCTGCTTTTTTCCTATTGCACGACCGACCTCTGTCACCCCATCGGGCACGAATTTCCTTTTTATTCTCTGTATCAAGTTTCTAAACTTTTTAGGGCACAGCCTATTCCTTGCCTTTTCTTTAACTAGACCTGTCAATTAACACTACTTGATACCGTCCTGTCTGTACAATAACCCCTGATAGAATGAATGATGATCCAGCCAGTTCAACCAACATTCTTCCTACTTTCTGGTCCACAATCCTGCTACCTCTCTGCTTATCGAGTGCATTGAGCTCCACGTGAAAAACATAATAATTAAGACTGTCTCGTAGTCATAGCTGGAAATCGTATTCTGTAGAGTAACAAAAGGGGGTCTGAGATTCAAATTTCGCTGCCATCTCTTGGCCTCACCCTAGTCTGCCCGCCCATCCTGCGCGGATGTGCTCCTCACGTGATCAGATGGCGGAAGGCTTGGCATTTTCTCCGACGAGCTCCAACGTCAAGCTCCGGTTCTCACGCGGCGTTGAGGTTGGATGCTCTCTGGGAAGGCCGGAAAAAGCCAGCAGTTGGACCATTCGCTGTTTTCTATTCTCTCCTGAAAGTGTTTTTCAAGGCCCAAAGGGGACCTCTCGAACGTACCACTCAGTTGCACTGCCTGTTTTTGTTGCGCTCCCGGAGCGCTGAGAGTACACCGGGCATTTTTACGAACAATCCACCCTAAAGCCGAATTATCTTTCAATTATACGGAGCCTTTCTTTCCCGCTAAAGCTCCGGTGCTCTTAGTCGTCGATAGCTGCCTGAAAACCCCAAACTTACCTCGAATTCCCAAACTTGGAACAAACTATGGACACCAGGACCTATGTATCGGATTCTCTTCTGCGTCTGACGGGCGCCTCAGATCCTACTGTTATCGACTTTATTCTTGCGACCACATCCTCCGCGAAATCACCCACCTTGCTACGAGAAAAGCTCGAACCTTTCCTTGATGCCAGCGCAGGAGATATCGAATCATTCGTCTCGGAGCTATGGTCTCGAGCCGGTCTCAAAGGCAGTGCTGGAAAGTCGGAGAAACGGAACAAACCCGACGATGGTACGAAAAAGAGATACCGACTAGTTGAAATGGAGGATGGCACGGTAGACCACCCGGGCTTAGGACCAACCATAGATGTGGAGAAGTCAAGGCGCAGAGACAAATCTGAACGTAACGGCGACAGCAGACGGCAGAGTGACAGAGAAGATAAGAGGAAAAGGGACCGAGACGGAGAAACCTCAGAGCGTCACCGTTCGAAAAAGTTACGTCGGATCGACAAGAGGGACTTTGAGGATCGCTGGGGTGATGAAGAGATACCGGAGGAGGAGCTACAGGAGCAGGAGCCAGTTGATGATCTTGTTGAGGGATCTCCAAAACGAAGAGGCCGTTCACCCTCGGAAGTCTCGGTTAGCTCTGATCTTGATGAGGAGACGAAACGAGAAAGGGCAAGACAGCGTGATCTTAAAGAGCGTGATGAATTTGCGAAACGACTAGCGAAAAAGGATGAGCAGAAGTCCAAAAAGATTGTGGAAGATCGTTCGTCTACAAAGGATAGTGATGTGGCGCGAAGGCGTGCTCTAGCCGAGGATGCCGCAGCGAGGGAGGCTGCAATGCCAGACCTCAGGCTTCGTTCACGCCAAGAGTACCTGAAGAAGCGCGAAGCTGAAAGGCTGGCGTTGCTTCGCAAGCAAGTCGCCGAAGAAACCGCTGAGTTGAGGGAGAACCCTAATTTGACTCGACGGGAGAAGGAAGATTTCGCGAAAAATCGTGAGGTCCTACGACTTGCAGAGGAGAGGCTGCGAATAGACGATCATCGCGATGGCTATATGCTACCCGAAGATTATATCACGGAGAAAGGGAAAATAGATCGGAAACGCAAGGAAGAAGCACTCTACAAACGATATGTTGACAGAGATGAACGCGGTCAGGAACGGTTCATTACGGAGCATGAAGAGTGGGAGAATGAGCAGACAGCAAAAGCAAAGGCACAGATCACCAAAGCGGAATTTGTTGACGAGGGAGATTACGAGTATGTATTTGATGACGCCCAAAAGATTAATTTCATTATGGATTCGAAGTTGGAGGGTGATCGGAAGCCCCTGACGAAGGAACAACGATTATTAGCGCAGCAAATAGACGCAGCTGAAAAAAAGGCAGCGTCGATCGAGGAAACTCGCAAAAGTCTGCCAATATATCAGTTTCGCGACGAGTTACTGCAAGCCGTGGCTGATCATCAGATCATTATTATAGTCGGCGAGACGGGGAGTGGAAAGACAACGCAGATTCCTCAGTATCTTCATGAAGCTGGATACACAAAAGGTGGAATGAAAATTGGCTGTACGCAGCCTCGTCGAGTAGCTGCCATGAGTGTCGCGGCACGTGTCGCAGAAGAAATGGGAGTGAAAGTAGGCAACGAAGTCGGTTACGCTATACGTTTTGAAGATGCCACAAGTGATAAAACGATTCTAAAATATATGACAGACGGTATGCTCTTGAGAGAACTACTAACGGAGCCTGACCTTAGTCAGTACTCTGCCTTGATGATTGACGAAGCGCACGAAAGAACAGTTCCAACAGATATCGCCTGTGGTCTGCTCAAAGACATCGCGAAAGCAAGGCCAGACCTTAAACTGCTAATTTCTTCGGCCACTATTGACGCGCAAAAGTTCCAAAAATACTTCGATGATGCTCCAATTTTCAACATTCCCGGTCGCAGATATCCTGTCGACATACACTACACATCCCAACCAGAAGCTAACTACCTCGCGGCAGCCATTACGACCATATTTCAAATCCATATTACCCAAGGCAAGGGCGATATTCTCGTTTTCTTGACTGGTCAAGAAGAGATAGAAGCTGCAGAACAAAATCTCCAGGAAACAGCGAGAAAACTAGGAGGTAAAATGCCAGAAATGATTATCTGTCCCATCTACGCCAATTTGCCTTCAGAATTACAGACCAAAATATTTGAACCTACGCCTCCTGGTGCGAGGAAAGTGGTTTTGGCCACGAATATTGCTGAAACCAGTTTGACTATCGACGGAATCGTGTATGTTATTGACCCTGGTTTTGTTAAGGAGAACGTATTCAATCCTCGCACAGGAATGGAAAGCTTGGTTGTCACTCCATGCTCTCGAGCATCTGCAGGCCAGAGAGCGGGAAGAGCTGGGCGTGTTGGACCTGGCAAATGCTTCCGGCTCTATACAAAGTGGGCTTATCATAACGAACTCGAGGCAAATACCACGCCAGAAATACAGCGCACCAATCTGAATGGTGTGGTGCTGGCTCTGAAATCCCTTGGAATTGACGATCTacttgattttgattttatGGATCCGCCACCAGCAGAAACCCTCATCCGCGCGCTTGAACAGCTCTATGCACTCGGGGCTTTGAATGACCATGGAGAACTCACCAAAGTTGGAAGACAAATGGCAGAATTCCCCACTGACCCCATGCTGGCCAAGGCCATCCTTGCGGCCGATAAATACGGGTGTGTTGAAGAGGTTCTGTCAATTATCGCCATGCTTGGCGAGGCGAGCGCACTGTTTTACAGGCCTAAGGACAAAAGGATACATGCGGATAGTGCTCGAGCTCGGTTCACAATAAAGGATGGCGGTGACCACTTGACACTTCTCAATATTTGGAATCAATGGGTCGATTCTGACTTCAGCTATGTTTGGGCGAGAGAAAATTTCCTTCAGCAACGAAGCCTTACGCGTGCTCGTGACGTCCGGGATCAACTGGCCAAATTATGTGATCGTGTTGAAGTGACTGTAAACACTGCTGGTGCCAACAACCTTGCCCCCATTCAGAAAGCAATCACAGCAGGTTTTTTCCCCAATGCCGCACGGCTACAGAGAGGTGGTGACAGCTATCGGACGGTTAAGAACGGGCAGACTGTTTATCTGCATCCATCTAGTACTCTGTTTGATGTTAATCCTAAATGGGTCATTTATCATGAGCTGGTTCTCACAAGCAAGGAGTATATGCGAAGCAACATGCCTTTGCAGCCAGAATGGCTGGTTGAGTTGGCGCCGCATTATCACAAACAGAAGGATTTGGAGAGCTTGGGCGTGGATAAAAAGGTACCCAAGGGAAAGGGAGCCGTTGGAGAGAAGAGCAAGATATGATAATGTCCAAATATTCACCACATGTCTTTATAGTATTTAACTAATGATGAGTATTTACTCCGTATATCCTCAATTTTTTAGGTGATTGAGCACTTTAGAGATGGAAGAATGATATTCCGTGCCGAGCCGCAGTGTAAATACCCAACCAATCAGGAGCTTGAACTTTCTGTAGCAATAGCAACCCTCTGATTGGGCAACTCTTTACACGTGACTGTGGGCCGGCTTAGCTAATAGGTGGGTTTCGTTACCTCGGCTCGGCGAACTGCCATCGATCGCGCGAGTCTCGGCCCAGACAAAGCAATAATGGCGTTCCATGGCATCGAATCCCCCGGTGAGGAGAGCCTGAACGGACATccaccagcagacaataccTGATAGGGCTGTCTTGCAGCTAGGGTAAATGATAATCCGATCCTGGCGGCTTGGCCTGATCTAACCTTCAACGTTCTAATTCCTTGTACTAGCTATGATCTTAGCTTCATCAACACGCGATATAGGAAACCAGACAAGAGATCATGGATTCCTCATTTTTGGGATTTGTTTATAGTCGCTTGCAACATTGCCTCCTGCCACAATGTAGCTGAGATCTGTTTAGCCAATCGATCACAGTGAGCCAAAAGGGATCCTGGAAAATGGCCCGCCCGATGCATTGTTTCGAGCCCAGCCCAATTTCTGCGCTCTGGCCCTTACCAAGCAACATCGCTTCAACATATTCCCCTGCATGTAGATGGTATTGATGCCAGTTC
This window harbors:
- a CDS encoding uncharacterized protein (antiSMASH:Cluster_1.7~EggNog:ENOG410PH2K~COG:A~BUSCO:1168at33183); translated protein: MDTRTYVSDSLLRLTGASDPTVIDFILATTSSAKSPTLLREKLEPFLDASAGDIESFVSELWSRAGLKGSAGKSEKRNKPDDGTKKRYRLVEMEDGTVDHPGLGPTIDVEKSRRRDKSERNGDSRRQSDREDKRKRDRDGETSERHRSKKLRRIDKRDFEDRWGDEEIPEEELQEQEPVDDLVEGSPKRRGRSPSEVSVSSDLDEETKRERARQRDLKERDEFAKRLAKKDEQKSKKIVEDRSSTKDSDVARRRALAEDAAAREAAMPDLRLRSRQEYLKKREAERLALLRKQVAEETAELRENPNLTRREKEDFAKNREVLRLAEERLRIDDHRDGYMLPEDYITEKGKIDRKRKEEALYKRYVDRDERGQERFITEHEEWENEQTAKAKAQITKAEFVDEGDYEYVFDDAQKINFIMDSKLEGDRKPLTKEQRLLAQQIDAAEKKAASIEETRKSLPIYQFRDELLQAVADHQIIIIVGETGSGKTTQIPQYLHEAGYTKGGMKIGCTQPRRVAAMSVAARVAEEMGVKVGNEVGYAIRFEDATSDKTILKYMTDGMLLRELLTEPDLSQYSALMIDEAHERTVPTDIACGLLKDIAKARPDLKLLISSATIDAQKFQKYFDDAPIFNIPGRRYPVDIHYTSQPEANYLAAAITTIFQIHITQGKGDILVFLTGQEEIEAAEQNLQETARKLGGKMPEMIICPIYANLPSELQTKIFEPTPPGARKVVLATNIAETSLTIDGIVYVIDPGFVKENVFNPRTGMESLVVTPCSRASAGQRAGRAGRVGPGKCFRLYTKWAYHNELEANTTPEIQRTNLNGVVLALKSLGIDDLLDFDFMDPPPAETLIRALEQLYALGALNDHGELTKVGRQMAEFPTDPMLAKAILAADKYGCVEEVLSIIAMLGEASALFYRPKDKRIHADSARARFTIKDGGDHLTLLNIWNQWVDSDFSYVWARENFLQQRSLTRARDVRDQLAKLCDRVEVTVNTAGANNLAPIQKAITAGFFPNAARLQRGGDSYRTVKNGQTVYLHPSSTLFDVNPKWVIYHELVLTSKEYMRSNMPLQPEWLVELAPHYHKQKDLESLGVDKKVPKGKGAVGEKSKI